A stretch of DNA from Coccidioides posadasii str. Silveira chromosome 1, complete sequence:
GCAAGACGTGGCTGTCCCTTACGAGAATGCCCTAGACTTACTTGACTACTTAGACCATGCTGTAGGTTGCTATCCCCTCTGGTTGTGCCCTATCTCTTTGGCAGACCATCGCGGTCCCTGGTCCATGATGGCTCTAAGCCAGCAGCAGGGTTTGAATCCCAGCAAGATGCTGCTAAACTTTGGCGTTTGGTGCTCGGCCTCGCCAAATCGAGAGAAATTCGTGGCATTAAACCGTGATATTGAGCACAAGGTTCAGGAGTTGAACGGATTGAAGTGCTTATATGCACATGCTTACTACACCGAAGATGAATTCTGGTCGATATACGATCGGAAGTCGTATGATAAACTTCGAAGCATATACCACGCTGACCATCTCCCAAGCATTTATGATAAAGTAACCGTCAACTTCGCTGCAGAGCAGAGAGCCCTAGCAGAATCGTGGGCCATTTGGATAAAGAGTTTATTCTGGAGCATTTGGCCGCTTCGTGGGGTGTACGGGGTCCTGCATGTTATCCTAAGACATGGCTACATGCTACAGCGAGGAAATCAGAGAAGAGATACTTGAAACGGATGACCTGTTCAAAGAATCGATGATTGCTAGCTGCACAACCGGCCGCATAATATTCTGTCCTTTTTCTCTAACCGCATATCTTACACTCTACTATATATAACTATGGAACATGGGGCATATCTAGGCATGGAGTTCGGGTTGAAAAACGTAGGGACGCCGTTCAACAATCGGCTTTTCCAAAGTATCTTGGGAAGGGGACAACGTCCCGGATACTCCCCACGCCCGTTAAATAACTCAAAAACCTATCGAATCCAAGTCCAAACCCGCCATGGGGCGCACTGCCCCATCGTCTCAGGTCGGCATACCATCGGAGCGAGCCCAAGTTTTCGTCTGGTCGTAAGAAGGGATACGTCATGTCATCGGAGGCAGCAGATGAGCCCTCATTACGTCGAGCCCTGAGCATCTCGTGCTCACGCATATTCTGGATCAGATTCTCTAATCTATGCTCACGCAGAGAACCACCAACAACTTCACAGACTTTCGGCATGatgagatcaaagcaagcTACCGTTTCTTTTTCCGGATCCGTGGATTGCGTGGCAGAAGGAGCCATATAAAACGGCTTCAGGGCTTTCGGATAATCAGTGATAAAGATCGGTGCGCCGTTGCCCACAGTAGAGACTAGGTGTTTTTCGTGTTCGACCTGGATTCCTGCAGGCCACGAGGGACAGGACTTAAATTCTACTTTGTCCGATTTCATAGACGCGTTCTGCAACAATTCAATCGCTTCCGTGTATGTAATTCTCGGCCACGTAGCAGCACCCATCAGGCCTTTCCAGCGCTCAGTCACCTCGGAATTGACAACCGTTCGACCGGATTCTCCTGATCGCTTCGCAGTGAAGAGCTCTCGTGCCACGGGAGTATTGTATAGTTTTTCCGTCAACTCGCGAATAAACGACTCCACGAATTTTGTCAATTCATCCAAATCGTTCACAAAATTCAACTCCGCCTCAAGCATGTAGAACTCGCTTAAATGTCTCGGCGTATCACTTTTCTCAGCGCGAAACGTAGGCGACAGCGTCCATACATTGCCCAGGTCCGCGGCATAAGCTTCCAGGTGGAGTTGTGAGGAGACGGTGAGATATTTGGGTGCGCGGAAGTATTCTTCATCTTCGCCTTCAGCAGCGGCTTCGCGCGGGCTCACTCTGAAAACTTCACCAGCGCCTTCACAATCCGATGACGTGATTAGGGGCGGCTGGACCTGGATGAAGTTTAAACCTGGGCGCGAGTGAAAGACGTTCGTAGCTTGGTATATACATTCTGAACGGAAACGGGAGAGGAGGGAGTTGAAAGGAGTTCTGAATCGTAGATGGGGAATTGTTCGGAGGAAGTCTTGACTGTGGTATTTCTTTTGGATTGGATATGTCTGTAGTTCGGTTAATGATTATCAAGACCctgtcaaaaaaaaaaaaaaaaaaaaaaaaaaaaaaaagaaacaggAATGGACTAACCTGAGGATCTGCTTCTCCAACAAGCTTCACATCAGTAGCTTTTAACTCATGGCTCTGATTTCTACCGGGAGACGGAGTCCAAACACCGGATATCTCAACAGCTCCTCCAGTCGTTAAACTAAAACCGAACCCACCCCAGTATTAGCCATTCTCAGCAGCTCAAACCACGCTCAATTGAGCCGGACAAGATCGCgcgaaagaaaaagggtACTCACTCCGCAGCTTGCTCCGGCGACAAAATAGCCTGCACAGGCTGAATCGTCGACCCGTCCGAGATCTCTGCAAACGCCCAGTGTTTCTGCTTACGCACCGATCGCACCAGCCCTCGAATAACCACCTCGCGGTGGTCCAGGGAGGTATTGTCGCTCAGGGAAGGCTGGGAGGCTTCAAACAGCTGGGCGCATCGCAGAGCAAGGGGACCTGGGGGTGTGGAGTTGAGTTTCGGGGTGGAGGTTGACAGGCAGCGCCGCCATGACCGCATTGCTAAATTGGCCTTTCAATTGAGCAGCGAGGGTTCAAAGAAAATCATGACTCGCCCGACTGGCTTCTCCTCGCGCGCGTTCGACCTTGTTTGGCGTGGTCCATCCACACGCAGGCTTGGCGGGTTTGACTTCGTGAATAGAGTTTCGTGGACGACCTTGGAGGAACTGCAAGGGCAACGTGCGGGCAAAGCAGGAGTCTTATGTTGTTGTGAAAGAATATGATGATCACCTCTCTACTTAAATATGGCACGACGATATCTACTTGGAGGAAAATCCACATTCTCGGAATTGAATCGCAAAACTAAAAGTTCTCATATACATTGAAATGGCAAACAAATTCGAAAGAGAAATCATGGGCCAGAAATTCGCATGGAAGCCAACAAGGACTCGCAATTATCCTGGGCTAACGCCTCCACCGAACAACCATGTAGACAAGAAAACGACTCAAGTGCGCGTCGGTCGCCGTTCGTAAgcctttctctcctcttcgATCAGTTCAATTGCCTCATTGATATTACCGTGGGCAGCTTCGGCATATACCCGGAGCCTTGCAGTACTTCGATTCTCGCCGGAGTACCCCAGTGAGACGAGATTGTTGACGCAGGCGTTGATATCCTCGTGCAGGACTGGAGACCAGGCATCGCTGAAAGGGTTGTGATTGTTGGGCAAATACGTGCTCGCTTGGGGCTCAGGTGGGAAGCTTCCCGGGGTATTATAACTTTGTTCAAGTGGCGGAGCATGCGATGAATGCGGGCGTCCGTGAGTGGCGTAAGGGTGGTATCTGTCATTCGCAATCAGCGGATGGGGGTGGGGGTGGGGAGATGAGGGACGCTGTCCAAATAATGGTGTAAACGGGCTTGATAATCTGGGCCTAGTGAGGTTTTGCGGCTCGTTTACATCGGGACGGTGAAGTGCTGGAAATCCCTGGCGTGCAGCACCAGAGATATTTCTGTTTTGCTCTCGAGGCCAGGAACCAGGAAGTTTGTCTGGAACTGGAGGCGGTAAAGGTCCTCGCTCGTGTGTAGACATTGCCGATGAGCCCTGTGTTGGTGGCTGCTGACTGGAGGCCCCTGTGGGTTGCAAAAGGTTAGAGATTTTTATGCTGTCGGCCGAATCGTGTTGCCCTGAATCTCGACGAGATTCGTGACCGCCAGGATTACTTCTAGAGAATGCTGGATGGCCAAGCAACGTAGACAGAGGCGGATATCGTGTCGAGAAATCACTGGTTATATCCTCTGAATCTGCAAGTGTTGGTGGGCGAGGATCGGCCGGGCCTGAGCGAGTGTGCTCGCGGCGGCGGTTAGAAGTTCTATCATATACAGTTCGTCTGCGGAGGATGTGATCGCCTGTTCGTACACGATCAGGCCGCGAATTACCATCCTGGGTGCTATCATGATTTCTCCGCTTTGAAGATAATGCACCAAGAGAGTTCGCACGTCGGACTTTTGCGGAATGGGAATTTTCATTATTCGAGGCATCGAAGGTTACGTTTGGACAGCTCCTTTGGGAATCATGACCCCCGATCTGGTCTGCGCCCCTGGACTGGCGATGTGGAGTATTGTCGCGAGTTGGATGTAGGAGGACGTCAGAGGCACCGGCATTCCCAGAACTCGACTCTTCTAGCGGAGAAACCCTTGCCGACGGAGAATCACTGGGTCTGTCGGCGGGTGCGTCTTGGCTGTATTCAAGATTGATACCCTGGTCATCAATGACGGAATTCTCAAGAGCCTGTAATGCACCGGCAGCCGCATAGCTGGATGGGAAATGGATATAACCAAAACCAGCATGCCTTCCGGTGGTCGCATCCGTGGGTAGCTTGACCCGGCCCACGAAGCCATGCTTCATAAGGGTAGTCAGAACCGTGGCTTCTCTGGTGGTGGACTTCAAGCCCCCAATGAAGAGAGTATTACGGGAAGTAGATTGGGTTTCAGCAGCATCGAAGTAAGCCTCGATATTAGAGAGGGTATTCTGCGTGATTGAAGCAACATTATCATTACTATCCGGCTGTGGTGAACCATCTTTATGGGCCTGGGATTGTGTTGAATCATTAGGCACTTCCGTGGCTGAAGAAGGATTATGTGTTTTCCGGGTATTTGCTCCATTGTTCACTGAAAACCCAGTTTCGAAAGCAGAAAATAGGGTTTTCCCCATCTCTCCAAGTTCGGATGCAAGACCACGAAGTCCCTCTGCTTGGGCAGCAGCTAACATTTCAGCATGCCGACTTCGAGCCGCCGCTTCTCTCGTAGAGACTGCAGCGTCCTGCACCGCCTTAGCAAGATTTTGGACATGGATCCTCATCGCATTGAGGGCTTCTTGGACCGTGGCTTCAATTTGTGCCGGGACCTGCTGCTGGGCGCTGGATAATCGCTGCTCCACTTCCGGGAGCCTAGACCGCAACTCTGAAGCAAGATGTCCTATTGTGCCCAAGAGTGCCTGCAACGTTTGCCCGACAAGTTCAGCGGCTTTAGGAACAGGCTGTTCTTCTGGTTTCGGGCCTGAGGCTGGTTGCCGGGTCTCTTGCGTAGAGCTCATTGCAGGCTCTGTAGTTGACTTGACAGTGTTCGCTTCAACATTTGCCTCAGATTCGGTGTTTTGTTCGACAAGCTTTGAGAGCTCAGCTTCAAATGCTGCGAGAAGCGATGGCGGTTGTTCTCCGATTGGGGATTCTGCATTCTTTGGTTCTCTTTCAGACAACTCCTTACCATCGCTCTTTGGCTGCGACGCTTGATAGCAACTCCAAAAATTCTGGGCAGCTGTGGGAGCTAAAAGCGGGGACGAGGACTTGGACCAGATATTCCGGGATTTTCGAAACTTGGCACCAGCAGCTTGAGCTTGTTTCCTCCCCTCATCCGTAAGAGACCCGCAGGAAGATGTAGAGCCACACGCCGCTTCAGCTTGATCTTGCGGTGACTTATTCTCTGAAGCAGCCTCAGCCTTTTGAGCGTCCTCGGGCGGCAGCTTAGGTGGATTGCAAGCCTCAAACCAGCGTTTAAGGGGATCATCCGGTATATTATTGAAATTTGAGGGTGGGACGGCGTGAGCTTCATGGGTCTCAGAAACGTTAAGTAGAGGAGACATATGCGACTGTGATGCGCGAGCGCGCGACGAGGTTCTTGCCTGAAACGTCTTCCATGTCTTAATAGAAGATGCTGATTTATTGATATCAAATATATGCATCGGGGAGCCCCCTAGCTGGCCAAGAGGAGACATGACCTGTAGGGCGGATATTCCCGCTGGTGGTTCGTCCAGCCGTTGGGCGAGCTCAAAGGACGATCCTACCTAAATTGGAGGTGAGCATAGGCAACAAATTTGGAAGGATCGCTGGACTGACTGTCACTCTCTCgccgtcatcgtcatcgatGTAGTGGAGCTGAGCTTCAGGGAATTTAGATATTGTTTCATCGTACTCACTCCTGGATACCTCCACGACACCGTCATAGATCGGATGTGGACTAAGGACTGATTGCCTGTGCCCTTCTTGCACAGTATTGTCGGCACAGCCGGCATGAAGATCTGTTCGATCATGGCCCTCGCTGTCTTTCACACCCAAACTTGCGGCGTGAGCCTGGTCATCAAAAACAGGATCGAGAAGATCCCGAATGCGAAAAGGCTTCAACATTGGTGAATGCAAGCTCCGGAGGCACTTGATATGGTCAATTCTGGAGGAAAGGCTTGGTTCTGTCCTCCTTAAAAGAAGCGACAGCGGAATCTCAGAAAAGTGGCAGCCTAGGACTGCCACGGGCCACACGGGGGTTCCGGTGGCGTCGGAAGAATAGGGAGCCGGACCAAGTGGTGGCTTTGCTCAAAGGTTACCGTTTGCCGATGCCTGTCTGTCGCCTTGAGGACCACCTCACAGGCTCTTGGGAGCAGCGGACAGGCAGCAGGATTGATGGAATGTCGCGATGGAGGGGAGCTCGAGCAGCGCAAGCTCCAGACGACGCCGGCTGCGCTTTGCTTCGTCATCGGCCCGGGGAAAGGCACCCCACGCCGCGCTAGTCCCGTTGCGGCAGTCACATGGCGCCTCCCGCGTCTGCGATGTTCGAAGAGCGAAAAGTTAGCTGCCGGCTTGCACGTCCATGTTGCCACTCTCAATTGATCACTCCACGATGCGACTTTGAGGCGTGTGCTTTTGGACGGTGTGTGATTTTTATAGCTCCAATGAGATGCTCCACCATTACCAGAAAATACTGTGCCGACCGACGCGAGGCGGGGAACCAGCTCCCTCTGTACGTAGAGCTCTAGTCGCGTAACAGTCCAATGCCTGGCCGCCAAAATGTGATCTTCATTGATAGCTGTCGCTTACTCATTTAAAATTGTCATAGATCCGCTTCCGTATCCTTGTATGATGCCTCGATCTTCATCGCGACAAGCCCAAAAGTCGCCTTCCACTGGCCATAAAGTCAACCAGGTCATTCTTGGGAGCCTCCTCTTCAAAACCTGGTACGAGGCTCTGTATCCGGAGGAGCTTGTCGCCAAAGACACGGACACGTTATATGTCTGCGGTTGGTGCTTCCGGTACACGTGTGACAGGACCGCGTACGCTGCCCATCTCCCAGCCTGCCAGCTGCGATCTTCTCCTCCAGGCAGCCAGATTTATCACCATGACGGCTACTCGGTGTGGGAGGTAGACGGGGAGGACTACAAGCTCTTCGCGCAGAACCTATCCCTCTTCGCGAAGCTATTTCTGGACCAGAAATCGGTCTGCTTCGATGTCTCTGGGTTTCTCTTCTACCTGCTGGTGTACATTGACCCCGACAACCCGGACGCTCATCACATCTTAGGCTACTTCTCGAAGGAGAAAATGTCCTGGGATGCAAATAACCTCGCCTGCATACTCATATTTCCTCCGTACCAACACAATCAATTGGGGAAGTTTCTTATGGGGATCAGTTACAAACTCAGTACCTGGGAATGGGAAAGGGGTATCGGCTCCATTGGTGGCCCTGAGCGTCCGCTCAGTGAGATGGGAGAGCGGAGCTATATCAGATTCTGGGAGGAACGAATTGCGAGGTACTTCCTAAGAGACCTTCCGCGGGGGAACGGAAAGCCCGCAACACCGAAGccgaagaagaggaaaaaagtTACTCAAGAACAAATAACCGTTGAGGAGCTTGGAAAAGCCACTGGAATGCTGGTTGAGGACGTCATAACCGCCATAAAATCAATGGGGGTTGCATCGGAGGAACAGCTGAAGCCGAGACGGAAGAGAGCTGCCTCCGAGAATGCCAACGAGGTCGAGGAGAGCGTGGCGGTCATCAAGAAATCCAAAGTTCTTGAATGGGCCAAAAATCGTGGTATTAGTTTAGAGGATCCGGTTAAAGACGAAGGTTTTACTGGGAAATGGGCGCTTAAAAGGGAACAAGAGCAATCTGAACCTGACAACGACTAGGGAGTCGTGTGGTTGCATCGGCAGGCGTTAGGGAGGGAAGGTGAATGATTTTTGATTCTGATGATACCCTGTATAAAAGAACGGTTGCTATCGTTAATCAATGACTTTTACCAAGCCGAGTGACCTGCGTTAGGCAGCACGCTGTAGCCTGCCCGGAGTGAAGCCCATCAAGCCTAAACCCGCAAAGGTTGGCTATTGTAGTTACTGATTGATCAGGTCCAAGGTAATAAACCGCTTTTGAATTATGCTGCATGTCTAGCCGGTCCACATGGATCTAATGTCCCGAACCAAAATTGACACCGTGCGCGAGAAAATCTAGTTATTTTCGCTTCAGTAGCCTACTCTAGCTGAATTACTCATCCATCCCTGCCGGACCGCCCTGTCTTCCCATCTGTCTGGCTTTGAGAAGCTCATCGCAAAGTAGTAGGTTTGACGCGATCCCAGCACTTGATGCCACACAATTGCGCAAAACTCTGTAAGAATCAAACACACCCTCTTGAACCGGGTCCATGGGCCCTCCCGTCGCTAGGTCAAGCCCTGCAACATTGCCCTCGGAAACCTCATCTTGCAAGGCCGCGAGTGCTTCTTGAATATCATGGCCGGAATTTGCGGCAAGCGTTTTCGGAATGATCAAAAGGGCATCAGCGAAAGCAGCCACACCCCATTTGGTTTTGCCTTTGAGAGTCTTTCTGAAAGATTCAGACGACAAATGAGCAGCACATGCAACCTGGAAAGCACCGGCACCCGGGACAACACATTTATCAACTATTGTGTTATACACGGATCGAAGGCCATCACGGACGGCGTCGGTCACTTGGGCAATTGTATGCTGATTTGGTCCTTTGATTAAGAGTGTGACAGATTTCGGATCTTTAACCTCCTCAACAAATGTATACTTCTCCTCCCCAAGTTGATGTTCGTATACAAGACCAGCCCAGCCGAGGACATCTGGTGTAAGGTCATCAACGCTATTTTGCGCGGTACCACCGCAAACCAATTGAAGTCGTTCCATATTCCGTCGCTTCGCTCGTCGTAGAGCAAAGATCCCGTTCTTGACAAGAACATCCAAACTCAGTGGATCGATACCTTTTTGGTTGATAACGACGAAACCTTTCTTAGGATCGTTTCCACACACTTGCTTCTTCAATTCCACAATCTTTTTCAACTTTGCATCCACGAATTTCCGCTCGCTCTCGACGAGCTTATCTCTCTGTTCTGCGCTTGAATAGTAGAATCCAGAGTTAATTTCTGATTTTTCATATTCGAGACTAACGTTGAGGGTTAGTATAAATGCGTTCTCCACTCGTTTCGGCATATCAGGATGTCTAGCTCCATGGTCCAACGCCAATCCGCGAATAAGTTGGGTATCTGATGCGGTGCGGTGTTGCATTTTCATAATTTCAATCATGTGTAAATCTGGTTTCTGAGGAGCACGATAGATAGCAAGGACAGCATCAACGATTGATGGAGTCAGATGTTCAGCCAAAGATTTATTGAGCTTCGTTGAGAGCGAGGTTCGGGCGACGGAAAGCAGGAGTTCTCTATCGATTTCTCGTTCAAGCTTAAAGGAGTCGAGAAACTATGGAAAATATCGCGTtagaagaaaatattttaCCTACTCACAAATAACTCACCTTTAGCGTCTCATTCTTAGCAATTTCATATCCATCCGTTATTACACGCGGGTGGAGGCCCTCTGATATATGTCGATCTGCTTGCTTGAGGAGTTCTCCAACCAAGAGAACAACGGAAGTTGTACCATCGCCTGTGATATCGTCCTGCGCCGTAGCCGCTCTCGCGATCATAACCTTTATAAGCGGGAGGAGTCAGTTCTCGCTACGCTACAGGTGGCGTCATTCCTTAACCATACCGCAGTAGGATTTTGAATTTGCTATGACATAAAATCAGCAATTGAATCATAAGGATTTACAGCTTTCAGACATACCATTTCTCGTAGCAGTACGTTTCCATCCTTTGTAAGCTTGATCTATTTTGGCAAACTGTAAGTCCATGCCTCGCAAACTGATCGTATAAACCATACCCCGCCAGCTCCATCAACAAGCCTGTTCGAAAACAAGTTAGATTCGGCACAAGTAGGCTGGCAAAGGGAGAAAGCGAATACATTTTAATGGTCCCCGAGGGGCCTAGGTTTGATTTTAAGACATCTTGAAGACCCTCTCCGGCGCTGATATTGACCTTGAGAGCTTCACCTCGTCTCTGTGCGGGCAGTTAGTACAGGACCAGAGATGCATGGAAGGGTGGGGTACTGCTCACCCTGGATTCAGCCTTGGGATTGAGAAGCTGTGTGGCAGACATGGCAACTGCAATGAGTGCTAAACAACTGTGCTGTTATTGATTAACTACTAACTGAATTAATTGTCTATCAGAGGAGATGCTGGAGAATGCCCTGGCTTAGCTAAGAGGAGCTTGTGAGGTGCTTGGCATTGTGTGTGTGATGAAAAGGGAAAGGCGCAGCTTTTAGTCATACAGCTCTCTGCCTTTGAGATAAAGCGCTGATGCGCAGGCACATCACAGACGTTCACATATCCCATGCGATGGACTATCTGCGGTTGGCTGAGGCTAAGGGTATTTTCAAGAAGCTCATAAGTAATCATTATGAACCTTTAGCTAATTTATAGTGTTACAAAGGGTCAAACTATCCAACACTTGTATTCCTGTCCCAAGGACACATTTTAAGCGACCcccttcttctccctcttttAATCTACCTTTATATCCAAAACTACCAAGCATTACCAAGCTCTGAGGAAGGCCGATCCCAACTCTCCAATTCTTGCTTTGTCTCCCGTCCTACTTGATGAGGGAGGTGGAGGAACTCATCAATATGGACTATCCTTCACCATATCCCTTTTCAATAATTCGTCTCACCACTTATATATGGACTTCATATGTCGATACACAAGGTGGTGATTCTAACATGGTTTATAATGGAGTGTAGCATGGATACAAATACCCAACTCATTTGCTTAAGAATGTAATCGGCGAACCAGCTGGTTTATTAGCTCTTCAAGACGATTGCTTGCTTTGTGTCCACAGCCAGTGTTTGCTGACGCAAACATTTAATTTGACTGAACGTCCGGCGAGATTAGAAGCAAGATTCAGGCCCAAAGGATGATTATGGCCAGCAGCAGATTGTTTTCATGTGGCAAACTTGCACTCGTCGAAGTTGACCACATTCTAGCCCGTCCAATGATGTCAGCAGCCACAACCATCAGTGGTCAGCCAGGTTAGTACATCCAGGGCATTCTATAACCAGGCTcaatatttatttttctgaTCAGGTTAGCTCTAGAGTGTACCTAATGAGCTCCCTCTTTCAACAGGCAACATGGCTGATCTAAGTGTGATCCTTTATTGAGAGCCCGGGTAGCAACTGTGTGGGCAGTGCTCTTGCTCTGACGGTGGGGGCTCATGGATAATATTGTGGTCTATAAATCTCCTTTAGGCTTTTTGACGCTTTGATGCATCCAGCTCATATATCCGGAATACATTCATCAGACGATGGTGTCTTTCTATCGATCCTTCTACAAGAGGCCCAGTCCTCCTATCTGATCTCGCCATTGATTCATAATCCCTAAGGCCGCTTGCCATTTATCGGATAATTGCAGTTCCCTTTCATCTTAGCGGAGCCGGATCGCATAATGATCAGATAATGTACCATACAAACAAGGGGTGGGTCAGGTGCGATGACACCACATCGTCTATTTGAAACTGGCAGTTCTACGGTAATCTGATGCCTTAGCAGTGGAAGGTAGCCTGGAACACTGTGGGCTGGTTTAATAGCTATCGATTCTACGTTATCGCGGATCATGCCATGGGCACTGGAGCATTGAAGCTTTTGTACAGGGTACTCTGTATGTATATAGATTGGAAAAATCTTGCTTCGGAGAACAGGGTAGACTATCGACAAGGGAGATGTCAACGATAGCTTTGAGCGGCTCATGAGTGAATAAAATTGACTATATCCAGATGAGATATGCCATCTCAGGGTGTACCGAGTAGAAAGGACCCGTTTCCAGCATAGAGAATCGCGTGCTTTGAGGACGAGCCGTGATGACGAGCGCGGAGACGCTAATCCCTTTATGGTTAGTAACCAGCTAAGTTGCGGTCTCCGGGTGTGGAAGCCACACTCCTGTGGCTGGAGCACTGAAGCAAAAAAAAGTTCTCGCTTTGCACACTTTCTCGCAGTATCGTTTTGCTCACGATACGGTCGGCTGTCATTTCAGCAAGCTCAAGGCCTCGAGCGCCCCCCGGATCACAATGGCCGACTTCCTGCTTTTTGAGGGCCCGATGGGCTACTCGCTTTTTAAAGTCGCCCACCAGGCCGACACTGTGGGCAACCGACTAAAAGAAGTACAAGACGGCATGCAGGACCTTGCGAAATTTGGGAAAATGGTTGATCTCGTCAGCTTTTTGCCCTTCCAGTAAGTCATTGTTGTCATTGATAGCGATATACTTCGTTGCTCACCGGCTTTCAGAAATAATAAGCAGGCACTCGGTGAAATCAACGACATTTCCGAAGGTGTCGCATCAGAAATGCTCGTCTCTTTCCTCGACTTAAACTTACCGAAGCCGAACAAGAAAAAGCATGTCGTCCTGGGGCTTTCCGACAAGGCTCTTGCGGGTAGCATCAAGGCTGCATTTCCCTTCGTCGAGTGCGAGACTGGAGATACTAGCGAAATTGTTCAAGATATGCTCCGGGGCATTCGAATGCATGCTGCGAAACTTTTGAAGCAACTCCGTGAAGGCGACTTAAACACAGCCCAACTTGGTCTTGGTCATGCATATTCTAGAGCGAAAGTCAAGTTTTCTGTCCAGCGTGATGACAACCATATCATCCAAGCTATTGCGATTCTCGACCAGTTGGACAAGGCCATCAACACATTCTCAATGAGAGTCCGGGAGTGGTATTCTTGGCACTTCCCTGAGCTCATCAAAATCGTTTCCGACAACCAGCGATATGCCCGTCTCGCCCTACTTATTCGAAACAAAAAAGAGCTTACGGAGGATAAACTACACGACATTGCGGCCATTgttgaagatgatgaagggaTCGCGAGAAGTGTCATTGATGCAGCAAAGCATAGTATGGGACAGGATATCTCCGAGTCTGATATGGAGAACGTTATTTCCTTTGCAGAGAGAGTCGTCAGCCTTGCCACTTACCGCAAGACTCTTCATGGATATTTGGTGTCGAAAATGAGTGTGGTGGCTCCAAACTTGGCAGCTCTAATTGGTGAAGTTGTCGGT
This window harbors:
- the SLM5 gene encoding asparaginyl-tRNA synthetase (EggNog:ENOG410PI3Y~COG:J~BUSCO:4074at33183), whose product is MRSWRRCLSTSTPKLNSTPPGPLALRCAQLFEASQPSLSDNTSLDHREVVIRGLVRSVRKQKHWAFAEISDGSTIQPVQAILSPEQAADLTTGGAVEISGVWTPSPGRNQSHELKATDVKLVGEADPQTYPIQKKYHSQDFLRTIPHLRFRTPFNSLLSRFRSECIYQATNVFHSRPGLNFIQVQPPLITSSDCEGAGEVFRVSPREAAAEGEDEEYFRAPKYLTVSSQLHLEAYAADLGNVWTLSPTFRAEKSDTPRHLSEFYMLEAELNFVNDLDELTKFVESFIRELTEKLYNTPVARELFTAKRSGESGRTVVNSEVTERWKGLMGAATWPRITYTEAIELLQNASMKSDKVEFKSCPSWPAGIQVEHEKHLVSTVGNGAPIFITDYPKALKPFYMAPSATQSTDPEKETVACFDLIMPKVCEVVGGSLREHRLENLIQNMREHEMLRARRNEGSSAASDDMTYPFLRPDENLGSLRWYADLRRWGSAPHGGFGLGFDRFLSYLTGVGSIRDVVPFPRYFGKADC
- a CDS encoding uncharacterized protein (EggNog:ENOG410PX55~COG:A~BUSCO:2018at33183), which translates into the protein MLKPFRIRDLLDPVFDDQAHAASLGVKDSEGHDRTDLHAGCADNTVQEGHRQSVLSPHPIYDGVVEVSRSEYDETISKFPEAQLHYIDDDDGERVTVGSSFELAQRLDEPPAGISALQVMSPLGQLGGSPMHIFDINKSASSIKTWKTFQARTSSRARASQSHMSPLLNVSETHEAHAVPPSNFNNIPDDPLKRWFEACNPPKLPPEDAQKAEAASENKSPQDQAEAACGSTSSCGSLTDEGRKQAQAAGAKFRKSRNIWSKSSSPLLAPTAAQNFWSCYQASQPKSDGKELSEREPKNAESPIGEQPPSLLAAFEAELSKLVEQNTESEANVEANTVKSTTEPAMSSTQETRQPASGPKPEEQPVPKAAELVGQTLQALLGTIGHLASELRSRLPEVEQRLSSAQQQVPAQIEATVQEALNAMRIHVQNLAKAVQDAAVSTREAAARSRHAEMLAAAQAEGLRGLASELGEMGKTLFSAFETGFSVNNGANTRKTHNPSSATEVPNDSTQSQAHKDGSPQPDSNDNVASITQNTLSNIEAYFDAAETQSTSRNTLFIGGLKSTTREATVLTTLMKHGFVGRVKLPTDATTGRHAGFGYIHFPSSYAAAGALQALENSVIDDQGINLEYSQDAPADRPSDSPSARVSPLEESSSGNAGASDVLLHPTRDNTPHRQSRGADQIGGHDSQRSCPNVTFDASNNENSHSAKVRRANSLGALSSKRRNHDSTQDGNSRPDRVRTGDHILRRRTVYDRTSNRRREHTRSGPADPRPPTLADSEDITSDFSTRYPPLSTLLGHPAFSRSNPGGHESRRDSGQHDSADSIKISNLLQPTGASSQQPPTQGSSAMSTHERGPLPPPVPDKLPGSWPREQNRNISGAARQGFPALHRPDVNEPQNLTRPRLSSPFTPLFGQRPSSPHPHPHPLIANDRYHPYATHGRPHSSHAPPLEQSYNTPGSFPPEPQASTYLPNNHNPFSDAWSPVLHEDINACVNNLVSLGYSGENRSTARLRVYAEAAHGNINEAIELIEEERKAYERRPTRT
- a CDS encoding uncharacterized protein (EggNog:ENOG410PNE7~COG:B~BUSCO:9809at33183) produces the protein MMPRSSSRQAQKSPSTGHKVNQVILGSLLFKTWYEALYPEELVAKDTDTLYVCGWCFRYTCDRTAYAAHLPACQLRSSPPGSQIYHHDGYSVWEVDGEDYKLFAQNLSLFAKLFLDQKSVCFDVSGFLFYLLVYIDPDNPDAHHILGYFSKEKMSWDANNLACILIFPPYQHNQLGKFLMGISYKLSTWEWERGIGSIGGPERPLSEMGERSYIRFWEERIARYFLRDLPRGNGKPATPKPKKRKKVTQEQITVEELGKATGMLVEDVITAIKSMGVASEEQLKPRRKRAASENANEVEESVAVIKKSKVLEWAKNRGISLEDPVKDEGFTGKWALKREQEQSEPDND
- the CCT6 gene encoding T-complex protein 1 subunit zeta (BUSCO:129160at4751~EggNog:ENOG410PHIM~COG:O~BUSCO:4166at33183); amino-acid sequence: MSATQLLNPKAESRRRGEALKVNISAGEGLQDVLKSNLGPSGTIKMLVDGAGGIKLTKDGNVLLREMQIQNPTAVMIARAATAQDDITGDGTTSVVLLVGELLKQADRHISEGLHPRVITDGYEIAKNETLKFLDSFKLEREIDRELLLSVARTSLSTKLNKSLAEHLTPSIVDAVLAIYRAPQKPDLHMIEIMKMQHRTASDTQLIRGLALDHGARHPDMPKRVENAFILTLNVSLEYEKSEINSGFYYSSAEQRDKLVESERKFVDAKLKKIVELKKQVCGNDPKKGFVVINQKGIDPLSLDVLVKNGIFALRRAKRRNMERLQLVCGGTAQNSVDDLTPDVLGWAGLVYEHQLGEEKYTFVEEVKDPKSVTLLIKGPNQHTIAQVTDAVRDGLRSVYNTIVDKCVVPGAGAFQVACAAHLSSESFRKTLKGKTKWGVAAFADALLIIPKTLAANSGHDIQEALAALQDEVSEGNVAGLDLATGGPMDPVQEGVFDSYRVLRNCVASSAGIASNLLLCDELLKARQMGRQGGPAGMDE